DNA from Terriglobales bacterium:
ACCATGCTCAGCAGCCTGCAGCCGGGTGGCGTGATCCTCTTCCGGCGAAACATTGATAGCGCAGACCAGACCTATAGCCTCGTACAGGAGTGCCGTAAGTCCATTTCCACTCCCTCCTTTTTGTGTGTCGACCTGGAGGGTGGCGCTGTCGACCGCTTCCGCGACCTGATTGCCCCCGCACCCTCAGTAAATGAAGTAACGGCGGCGGGCAATCGGCAGTTGTTCCGCAAGCACGGTCAGCTACTCGGACGGGAATGCCGGGCGTTCGGATTCAACACCGACTTCGCTCCCGTATTGGATCTCGGCCTGGAAGCCTCCAAGCAGGTTCTCACCACGCGTACCGTATCTGCGGATCCAAGAAAGGTCGTGGTGTACGCCCGCGAGTTGCTGAAAGGATTGAAAGATGTAGGCATCCTGGGAAGTGGAAAGCATTTTCCAGGGCTAGGCGAGGCAAGCCTGGATACGCACCACGCCATGCCGAAGATTGTGAAGCCTTGGAAGCGCCTATGGGAGGAAGACCTCTATCCCTACCGCACGCTGGTACACGAGTTGCCATTCGTTATGGTCGCGCACGCTGCATACCCGGGAATCACTAAGAACGGAACACCAGCTTCGATCTCCCGGAAATGGATCACCGACATTCTCCGCAAGAAAATTGGATATAAAGGGCTGATCGCTGCCGACGATCTGGAAATGGGCGGCGTGCAGGCGGCAGCCTCGATCGAGGAAGCTGCGGTCGAGACGGTGCGAGCCGGTTCAGACATCTTTTTGGTCTGCCACAAAGAAGAGCTGGTATGGCGCTGCCACGGAGCGGTGCTGAAAACCGCGGAGACGGATCGTCGCTTCCGGGAACTGGTCAGGACTGCCTCGAAGCGCATCCTGTCAGTGAAGAAACGATCGCCAGAGCTCAAAATGCGTCCACCCCGCAAGCCCGAGCAGA
Protein-coding regions in this window:
- the nagZ gene encoding beta-N-acetylhexosaminidase; translated protein: MVQKSSLELQQQVGQMLIMGFDGLEMGARLRTMLSSLQPGGVILFRRNIDSADQTYSLVQECRKSISTPSFLCVDLEGGAVDRFRDLIAPAPSVNEVTAAGNRQLFRKHGQLLGRECRAFGFNTDFAPVLDLGLEASKQVLTTRTVSADPRKVVVYARELLKGLKDVGILGSGKHFPGLGEASLDTHHAMPKIVKPWKRLWEEDLYPYRTLVHELPFVMVAHAAYPGITKNGTPASISRKWITDILRKKIGYKGLIAADDLEMGGVQAAASIEEAAVETVRAGSDIFLVCHKEELVWRCHGAVLKTAETDRRFRELVRTASKRILSVKKRSPELKMRPPRKPEQKTLDQLRRAVWEFSEEVRLDAEAPRIATQV